A genomic window from Planctomycetota bacterium includes:
- a CDS encoding RDD family protein produces MHAAVRRYSASRRRRSAAESRAGDRRATRTSASSSSHSVLWRATNACILPLPGAGGPCGARSRSGRLQYDSRCTPGPTVDHRPPAPFPPQGGPPSMTDAVAFDTPENIQVRYQPAGLGTRFIAWVIDQTLALLVELGLLIVALVTVSSLAAFREFREDADRSIAYFVGLMFVIFGLGNLLYYTLFELLMRGQTPGKRWCGLQVVKADGFGLDAGGIVVRNIFRLIDSIPLTWVVPLLSKRSQRLGDMVAGTVVVSEQRPKFSDLRAVLAQRPAGDARYRFSSVALARLPRRDVDAVEKLLERWETVAPEQRTSLARRLTEAIAARLAVEPPPADAEQAFLLDLLTAELRRRERGLG; encoded by the coding sequence ATGCACGCCGCCGTGCGGCGGTACAGCGCGTCGAGACGGCGGCGGTCGGCCGCCGAGAGCCGGGCCGGCGACCGGCGGGCGACGCGTACCAGTGCCTCGAGCTCGTCCCATTCGGTTTTGTGGCGGGCGACGAATGCCTGCATACTGCCGCTCCCGGGGGCGGGCGGGCCGTGCGGTGCCCGGTCGCGATCCGGCCGACTTCAATACGATTCTCGGTGCACGCCCGGCCCCACGGTAGATCATCGTCCCCCGGCCCCGTTCCCGCCGCAAGGCGGCCCGCCCAGCATGACCGATGCCGTCGCATTCGACACGCCGGAGAACATCCAGGTCCGCTACCAGCCTGCCGGACTGGGGACCCGGTTCATCGCCTGGGTCATCGACCAGACGCTCGCCCTGCTCGTCGAACTGGGGCTGCTGATCGTCGCCCTGGTGACGGTCTCCTCGCTGGCGGCGTTCCGCGAATTCCGCGAAGACGCGGACCGGTCGATCGCGTATTTCGTCGGCCTGATGTTCGTGATCTTCGGCTTGGGAAACCTCCTCTACTACACGTTGTTCGAGCTGCTGATGCGCGGCCAGACGCCCGGCAAGCGCTGGTGCGGCCTCCAGGTCGTGAAGGCTGACGGCTTCGGTCTCGACGCCGGCGGGATCGTCGTCCGCAACATCTTCCGGCTGATCGATTCGATCCCGCTGACGTGGGTCGTGCCGCTGCTGTCCAAGCGCTCGCAACGTCTCGGCGACATGGTGGCCGGAACGGTGGTGGTCTCGGAGCAGCGTCCGAAATTCAGCGACCTCCGTGCGGTTCTGGCGCAACGCCCAGCCGGCGACGCGCGGTACCGCTTCTCGTCGGTCGCGCTGGCCCGCCTTCCCCGGCGCGATGTCGATGCCGTCGAGAAACTCCTCGAGCGCTGGGAGACCGTCGCCCCGGAACAGCGCACGAGCCTCGCCCGCCGGCTCACCGAGGCGATCGCCGCCCGCCTCGCCGTCGAACCGCCCCCAGCCGACGCGGAGCAGGCGTTCCTCCTCGACCTGCTGACAGCGGAGC
- a CDS encoding stage II sporulation protein M: protein MQAFVARHKTEWDELEALVRVARRSPARLSAADRRRLDALYRRTAACMARIDSRGDDPALTAYLHGLVAAAHSVIYRPRRRSLWAGAGTFLADGFARCVARHWRFHVLSALLFLAGLGIGFGASRSDPVVAHALWADGDPRQPGATDEQLAAVLRHGRDDGAEEKFGFASMLFQHNLKVGLLAMVGGALAGIPPVFLMLFNGLHLGSFVAIHDRPGLRAETWAWLLPHGITEILAVILCGGVGLLIGAAFVNPGRVSRWTALARAGREAAATCIGIALLLVAAAVLESYLRQSHLTTNQRLAFAAASALFWAVFFGRGALLERSADAARRAGVAD, encoded by the coding sequence ATGCAGGCATTCGTCGCCCGCCACAAAACCGAATGGGACGAGCTCGAGGCACTGGTACGCGTCGCCCGCCGGTCGCCGGCCCGGCTCTCGGCGGCCGACCGCCGCCGTCTCGACGCGCTGTACCGCCGCACGGCGGCGTGCATGGCGCGGATCGACAGCCGCGGCGACGACCCGGCGCTCACCGCCTATCTTCACGGCCTCGTCGCCGCCGCGCACAGCGTCATCTACCGGCCGCGGCGCCGCTCCCTGTGGGCGGGGGCGGGCACGTTCCTCGCCGACGGTTTCGCGCGCTGCGTCGCCCGCCACTGGCGGTTCCACGTGCTCTCGGCGCTGCTGTTCCTCGCCGGCCTCGGGATCGGTTTCGGGGCGTCGCGGTCCGACCCGGTCGTCGCCCACGCGCTGTGGGCCGACGGCGACCCGCGCCAGCCCGGCGCGACCGACGAGCAGCTCGCGGCCGTGCTGCGCCACGGGCGCGACGACGGCGCCGAGGAGAAGTTCGGCTTCGCCTCGATGCTCTTCCAACACAACCTCAAGGTCGGCCTGTTGGCGATGGTCGGAGGGGCGCTGGCCGGGATTCCGCCGGTGTTCCTCATGCTCTTCAACGGGCTCCACCTCGGGTCGTTCGTCGCGATCCACGACCGCCCCGGCCTCCGCGCCGAGACCTGGGCCTGGTTGCTGCCCCACGGGATCACGGAGATCCTCGCGGTGATCCTCTGCGGAGGTGTCGGCCTTCTGATCGGCGCGGCCTTCGTAAACCCCGGGCGGGTTTCACGCTGGACGGCACTGGCCCGGGCAGGGCGCGAGGCAGCGGCGACCTGCATCGGAATCGCCCTCCTGCTCGTGGCGGCAGCGGTGCTCGAGAGCTACCTCCGCCAGAGCCATCTGACGACGAACCAGCGCCTCGCGTTCGCCGCGGCCAGCGCTCTGTTTTGGGCGGTCTTTTTCGGCCGTGGCGCGCTGCTCGAGCGGTCGGCCGACGCGGCGCGTCGCGCCGGGGTCGCCGACTGA
- a CDS encoding DUF58 domain-containing protein, whose protein sequence is MSAAQPPSPAVTLRPGRRLVAAAALAIVASVPGFFVPGWGWLVAAAAVGLALLAIRDGRAAARAVAGVRARRRLPAVVGRGLEFTSTVVVSGDGPLPPLVIRDVHPADCLPEWHEAALAPTAGSGAERAVACRIPRRGRHPFGPVWVRLAGPLGLLEAQRVVECPGTIEVLPETFASRDELIKETGAAVLLLDRTLRSREMGAGTEFVSLLPFRDGDDPRRIDWRATARHGAPVVRRFQIEKHRDVIIALDRGRLMGAATGTGTKLDGTVDSALNLARVVLQGGDRCGLVSFDDRIRGYLPPVAGPRALSRLVETAALLACDYRETDFQTLFTELQRRVTKRCLVVVLTDVGDLEASRTQVAALARLARRHLLLLAAVRTPLLRRVTRTPAEDLAAGARQAVAFGLLRDRGRALAALERDGIHVLDVEPGQLTVPLINRFVELRGRNLL, encoded by the coding sequence GTGAGTGCCGCCCAACCCCCGTCCCCCGCCGTGACGCTGCGTCCCGGCCGTCGGCTGGTCGCCGCTGCGGCGCTGGCGATCGTCGCCTCCGTACCCGGGTTCTTCGTGCCGGGCTGGGGGTGGCTCGTCGCCGCCGCCGCCGTTGGCCTGGCGCTGCTGGCGATCCGCGACGGCCGGGCCGCGGCGCGGGCCGTGGCCGGCGTTCGTGCACGGCGCCGTCTTCCGGCCGTGGTCGGGCGTGGCCTGGAGTTCACCAGCACCGTCGTCGTCTCCGGTGACGGTCCCCTGCCGCCTCTCGTGATCCGCGACGTCCACCCCGCCGACTGCCTGCCCGAGTGGCACGAAGCGGCGCTCGCCCCCACGGCGGGGTCCGGCGCCGAACGCGCGGTGGCCTGCCGGATTCCGCGCCGTGGCCGCCATCCCTTCGGACCGGTGTGGGTCCGCCTCGCCGGCCCGCTCGGCTTGCTCGAGGCGCAGCGCGTCGTCGAGTGCCCGGGGACGATCGAGGTGCTCCCCGAAACGTTCGCCTCGCGCGACGAGTTGATCAAGGAAACCGGTGCCGCCGTCCTCCTCCTCGACCGCACGCTCCGTTCGCGCGAGATGGGTGCGGGAACGGAGTTCGTCTCGCTCCTCCCGTTCCGCGACGGCGACGATCCGCGCCGGATCGACTGGCGGGCGACGGCCCGCCATGGGGCTCCGGTCGTGCGCCGCTTCCAGATCGAGAAGCACCGCGACGTGATCATCGCCCTCGACCGGGGCCGGTTGATGGGCGCGGCGACCGGCACCGGCACAAAGCTCGACGGCACGGTCGACTCGGCGCTCAACCTGGCGCGCGTCGTCCTCCAGGGCGGCGACCGCTGCGGTTTGGTGTCGTTCGACGACCGGATCCGCGGCTACCTGCCCCCGGTCGCCGGCCCGCGGGCGCTGTCGCGCCTCGTCGAGACTGCGGCGTTGCTGGCATGCGATTACCGTGAGACCGACTTCCAGACGCTGTTCACCGAGCTCCAGCGCCGCGTCACCAAGCGCTGCCTGGTCGTCGTCCTCACCGACGTCGGTGATCTCGAGGCGTCGCGGACGCAGGTGGCGGCACTCGCCCGGCTGGCACGGCGTCATCTGCTGCTCCTGGCGGCCGTGCGCACGCCGCTGCTGCGCCGCGTGACCCGAACCCCTGCCGAGGATCTCGCCGCCGGGGCCCGGCAGGCGGTGGCGTTCGGCTTGCTCCGCGACCGTGGGCGGGCCTTGGCGGCGCTGGAGCGCGACGGGATCCATGTCCTCGACGTCGAGCCGGGGCAGTTGACCGTGCCGCTGATCAACCGATTCGTGGAGCTGCGCGGGCGGAACCTCCTCTGA
- a CDS encoding MoxR family ATPase produces the protein MDDGADARNPEEIDAVSLTQSLARIRAELAKVVYGQDEVIDLSLAALFSCGHVLLEGPPGVAKTLLVRSIAAALDLDHRRIQMTPDLLPSDVTGSSIYRDDTRVFEFRRGPIFTNLLLADEINRASARTQAALLEAMQELQVTYDGTRHPLPEPFLTFATQNPIEQEGTYPLPLAQLDRFMFKVVVGYPAPQAELQVLKEHHASAGLAAPERARIEAVTGAADILAARQTIRETFVRDEVLAYVQQLVQATRDHDDLEVGASPRGGLMLLTGAKSLARFRDRDYVIPDDIQAVFVPALRHRVVLAPTVELEGTSVDEVLRDILATVDIPR, from the coding sequence CTGGACGACGGCGCGGACGCTCGAAACCCTGAGGAGATTGACGCAGTGTCTCTGACCCAGTCGCTCGCGCGGATCCGCGCCGAGCTCGCCAAAGTCGTCTACGGCCAAGACGAGGTGATCGACCTGTCACTGGCGGCACTGTTCAGCTGCGGCCACGTGCTCCTTGAGGGTCCACCGGGTGTCGCCAAGACGCTGCTGGTGCGCTCGATCGCCGCGGCGCTCGACCTCGACCACCGCCGCATCCAAATGACCCCCGATCTGCTCCCCAGCGACGTGACCGGCTCGAGCATCTACCGCGACGACACGCGCGTGTTCGAGTTCCGCCGCGGACCGATCTTCACCAACCTGCTGTTGGCCGACGAGATCAACCGCGCCTCGGCGCGCACCCAGGCGGCGCTCCTCGAAGCGATGCAGGAATTGCAGGTCACCTACGACGGCACGCGCCACCCGCTCCCCGAGCCGTTCCTCACGTTCGCGACCCAGAATCCGATCGAGCAGGAGGGCACCTATCCCCTTCCCCTCGCCCAGCTCGACCGTTTCATGTTCAAGGTCGTCGTCGGCTACCCCGCGCCCCAGGCCGAATTGCAGGTCCTCAAGGAGCACCATGCCTCGGCGGGACTGGCCGCCCCCGAGCGGGCCCGCATCGAGGCCGTGACCGGCGCCGCCGACATCCTCGCGGCCCGGCAGACGATCCGCGAGACGTTCGTCCGCGACGAGGTGCTGGCCTACGTCCAGCAGCTCGTCCAGGCGACGCGCGACCATGACGACCTCGAGGTCGGTGCCAGCCCGCGCGGCGGCCTGATGCTGCTCACCGGGGCCAAGAGCCTGGCCCGGTTCCGCGACCGCGACTACGTGATCCCTGACGACATCCAGGCGGTGTTCGTCCCGGCGCTGCGTCACCGCGTCGTGCTGGCGCCCACGGTGGAGCTCGAGGGCACCTCGGTCGACGAGGTCCTCCGCGACATCCTCGCCACCGTCGACATCCCGCGCTGA
- a CDS encoding DUF4129 domain-containing protein, with amino-acid sequence MPVVPSPGPTADADTIRRAAAEVLAGPGFRLDRGGGDPERSLLMELLLRVLAAIVDAFRFLQGLPIVLRLAVAAVLVAILAFIVWQIVVSILALFGSRRAPLPMGRARAEPVRPEDLEAAADDAARAGDLVTAVRRLFLAALRRIEIASKPLPRGLTDREVLARTARSPLHAPLSGFVDTLERAWYGDRPCTPTDLESCRQHHRRIVDLLASGARVGFADGRGRQGSVTPLSAEIRTEATADALSP; translated from the coding sequence GTGCCAGTCGTGCCCAGCCCCGGTCCGACCGCCGACGCCGACACGATCCGCCGCGCCGCGGCGGAGGTCCTCGCCGGCCCGGGCTTCCGGCTTGACCGCGGAGGGGGCGACCCGGAGCGATCGCTGCTCATGGAGCTGTTGCTCCGCGTGCTGGCCGCGATCGTCGATGCCTTCCGGTTCCTCCAGGGACTGCCGATCGTCCTCCGTCTGGCGGTGGCGGCGGTCCTCGTCGCGATCCTGGCATTCATCGTGTGGCAGATCGTGGTCTCGATCCTGGCTCTGTTCGGCAGCCGGCGCGCACCTCTGCCCATGGGCCGGGCACGGGCGGAACCGGTGCGGCCCGAGGACCTCGAGGCAGCGGCCGACGACGCCGCCCGGGCCGGCGACCTCGTGACGGCCGTTCGGAGGCTGTTCCTCGCGGCGCTGCGGCGCATCGAGATCGCCTCCAAGCCCCTGCCGCGCGGGCTCACCGACCGCGAAGTGCTCGCACGCACCGCCCGTAGCCCTCTCCACGCCCCGCTCTCGGGATTCGTCGACACGCTCGAGCGGGCCTGGTACGGCGACCGCCCGTGCACGCCGACCGACCTCGAATCCTGCCGCCAGCACCACCGGAGGATCGTCGACCTGCTCGCTTCCGGAGCGAGGGTCGGGTTCGCCGACGGTCGCGGGCGCCAGGGCAGCGTGACACCGCTCTCTGCCGAAATCCGCACGGAGGCGACGGCCGATGCCCTCTCCCCGTAG